One window from the genome of Enterobacteriaceae bacterium Kacie_13 encodes:
- the speF gene encoding ornithine decarboxylase SpeF: MKKLKIAANDATLACFETAREVIDVHHTDFTDIAAVVLSVDDVQNGMVLHIKDIGLDIPLFVAVCCEEELNTDVLPELHGVFELCGKNTQFYGKQLEAAAVKYESELLPPFFNTLTKYVEMGNATFACPGHQGGEFFRKHPAGRQFFDFFGENLFRSDMCNADVKLGDLLIHEGAPCSAQKHAAKVFNADKTYFVLNGTSASNKVATNALLTRGDLVLFDRNNHKSNHHGALIQAGATPVYLETARNPFGLIGGIDAHCFEERELRQQIRDVSPEHAAKARPFRLAIIQLGTYDGTIYNARQVVDKIGHLCDYILFDSAWVGYEQFIPMMKDCSPLLLELTENDPGIIVTQSVHKQQAGFSQTSQIHKKDKHIKGQDRYCNHKRFNNAFMLHASTSPFYPLFAALDVNAKMHEGKSGQRMWKECVRVGIEARKMLLASCHLILPFVPPVVDGKPWQSYDTAVMAEDLRFFNFAPDQKWHGFDGYGEAQYFVDPCKLLLTTQGINTESGEYTEFGIPATILAHYLRENGIVPEKCDLNSILFLLTPAEDMAKMQHLVALIARFEKHIEQDSLLSEVLPSVYKNHQQRYENYTLRQLCQEMHDLYVSYDVKTLQKEMFRKVNFPRVVMNPQDANIEFVRGNAELVPLVKAEGRIAAEGALPYPPGVLCVVPGEVWGGAAQRYFLALEEGINLLPGFAPELQGVYIQQDEDGWNRAYGYMIKNKDQKNTTVDYSSLLTAR, translated from the coding sequence ATGAAAAAATTAAAAATTGCCGCTAATGACGCCACACTGGCATGTTTCGAAACAGCACGAGAAGTGATTGATGTTCACCACACCGATTTCACCGATATCGCCGCCGTAGTTCTTTCTGTTGACGATGTTCAAAACGGCATGGTATTGCACATTAAAGACATCGGGCTGGATATTCCGTTGTTTGTGGCAGTGTGCTGTGAAGAAGAACTTAATACCGATGTACTGCCAGAACTGCATGGCGTATTTGAACTCTGTGGCAAAAACACCCAGTTCTACGGCAAGCAGCTGGAAGCAGCAGCGGTAAAATATGAAAGCGAACTGCTGCCACCATTCTTCAATACTCTGACGAAATATGTCGAAATGGGTAACGCGACGTTTGCCTGCCCCGGCCATCAGGGCGGCGAGTTCTTCCGTAAACATCCGGCAGGCCGTCAGTTCTTCGATTTTTTTGGGGAAAATCTGTTCCGCTCAGACATGTGTAATGCCGACGTTAAACTCGGTGACTTACTGATTCACGAAGGCGCGCCGTGTTCCGCACAAAAACATGCGGCGAAAGTGTTCAATGCGGATAAAACCTACTTTGTGCTCAACGGCACGTCAGCCTCGAACAAAGTCGCCACTAACGCCCTGCTGACCCGTGGCGACCTGGTGCTATTTGATCGTAATAATCATAAATCCAATCATCATGGTGCTCTGATCCAGGCGGGTGCGACACCGGTTTATCTGGAAACCGCGCGAAATCCGTTTGGCCTGATCGGCGGAATTGATGCGCATTGTTTTGAAGAGCGTGAATTGCGTCAGCAAATCCGCGATGTTTCGCCAGAACATGCCGCGAAAGCCCGGCCTTTCCGTCTGGCAATCATTCAGCTAGGCACCTACGACGGCACAATTTATAACGCGCGTCAGGTGGTAGATAAAATCGGCCATCTGTGTGATTACATCCTGTTTGATTCGGCGTGGGTTGGATACGAACAATTTATCCCGATGATGAAAGACTGTTCGCCGCTTCTGCTGGAACTGACTGAAAATGACCCTGGTATCATCGTCACCCAGTCAGTACATAAGCAACAGGCTGGCTTTTCCCAGACTTCACAAATTCATAAAAAAGATAAACATATCAAAGGGCAGGATCGTTATTGTAATCACAAGCGGTTCAACAATGCCTTTATGCTGCACGCCTCCACCAGCCCGTTTTATCCCCTCTTTGCCGCACTGGACGTTAACGCCAAAATGCACGAAGGCAAAAGCGGCCAGCGCATGTGGAAAGAGTGCGTTCGCGTGGGCATCGAAGCCCGAAAAATGCTGCTTGCCTCCTGCCATCTGATCCTGCCGTTCGTCCCGCCCGTTGTGGATGGCAAACCGTGGCAATCTTATGACACCGCCGTGATGGCGGAAGATTTGCGCTTCTTTAATTTCGCACCAGATCAGAAATGGCACGGGTTTGATGGATATGGTGAGGCGCAATATTTTGTCGATCCTTGCAAGCTGCTGCTGACGACTCAGGGGATTAATACCGAAAGCGGTGAATATACCGAATTCGGTATTCCGGCCACGATTCTGGCGCATTATTTACGTGAAAACGGTATCGTCCCGGAAAAATGTGACTTGAATTCAATTCTGTTCCTGCTGACGCCTGCAGAAGATATGGCGAAAATGCAGCATCTGGTAGCGCTGATAGCCCGCTTTGAAAAACATATCGAACAGGATTCGCTGTTAAGCGAAGTATTGCCGAGCGTATATAAAAATCATCAGCAACGCTATGAGAATTATACGCTGCGACAACTCTGCCAGGAGATGCATGATTTGTACGTCAGTTATGACGTCAAAACATTGCAAAAAGAAATGTTCCGAAAAGTTAATTTCCCGCGCGTAGTGATGAACCCACAGGATGCCAATATTGAGTTTGTCCGTGGGAATGCAGAATTAGTCCCACTGGTTAAAGCAGAAGGCAGAATAGCGGCAGAAGGTGCGCTGCCATATCCTCCTGGCGTACTGTGTGTGGTTCCGGGAGAAGTATGGGGTGGTGCGGCACAACGTTATTTCCTTGCGCTTGAGGAAGGTATCAATTTATTACCCGGCTTCGCGCCAGAATTACAGGGTGTTTATATCCAGCAAGATGAAGATGGCTGGAACAGGGCTTACGGTTACATGATTAAGAATAAAGATCAAAAAAATACCACCGTTGATTATTCATCACTTCTGACAGCCAGATAA
- the potE gene encoding putrescine-ornithine antiporter: MSKSNNKMGVVQLTILTAVNMMGSGIIMLPTKLAEVGTISIVSWLVTALGSMALAFAFAKCGMFSRKSGGMGGYAEYAFGKSGNFMANYTYGVSLLIANIAIAISAVGYGTELFGVALPPLGICIATIAVLWLATVANFGGARITGQISSVTVWGVIIPVVGISIIGWYWFSGEAYMAAWNPHAVPTFKAIGASISMTLWAFLGLESACANTDVVENPERNVPIAVLGGTLGAAVIYVVSTNVIAGIVPNMDLANSTAPFGLAFSHMFNPTVGKIIMALMIMSCVGSLLGWQFTIAQVFKSSADSGFFPKIFSKLNKADAPVKGMLTIVIFQSALSLMTISPSLSKQFDTLVNLAVVTNIIPYILSMAALVIIQKVAKVPEGKAKIANVIAGVGALYSFYALYSSGEEAMMWGAIATFLGWTLYGLVSPRFEIAEKKI; the protein is encoded by the coding sequence ATGAGTAAATCAAATAATAAAATGGGGGTTGTACAGTTAACGATCCTCACCGCGGTGAATATGATGGGCTCCGGCATTATTATGCTACCGACCAAACTGGCCGAAGTCGGAACAATTTCCATCGTTTCGTGGCTGGTCACCGCACTCGGCTCGATGGCTCTGGCCTTCGCGTTCGCCAAATGCGGCATGTTTAGTCGAAAATCAGGAGGAATGGGCGGTTATGCGGAATATGCCTTCGGTAAGTCTGGTAACTTCATGGCTAACTATACCTACGGCGTTTCTCTGCTGATCGCCAATATTGCCATCGCTATTTCCGCCGTGGGTTACGGCACCGAATTATTCGGCGTTGCTTTACCTCCGTTAGGGATCTGCATCGCAACCATCGCCGTACTGTGGCTGGCCACCGTGGCTAACTTCGGTGGTGCACGTATTACCGGACAAATCAGTTCAGTCACCGTCTGGGGGGTCATTATCCCGGTGGTCGGCATCTCGATTATTGGCTGGTACTGGTTTAGCGGTGAAGCCTATATGGCCGCATGGAACCCACACGCTGTACCGACATTTAAAGCCATCGGTGCATCTATCTCCATGACATTATGGGCATTTCTGGGGCTGGAATCTGCCTGCGCCAACACGGACGTGGTAGAAAACCCTGAACGCAATGTCCCGATTGCGGTTCTCGGCGGTACTCTGGGTGCCGCAGTGATTTATGTGGTTTCAACCAATGTGATTGCCGGTATTGTCCCCAATATGGATCTGGCAAATTCCACCGCCCCGTTCGGGCTGGCGTTCTCACATATGTTTAATCCTACAGTCGGGAAAATCATCATGGCTCTGATGATTATGTCCTGCGTCGGTTCACTGCTTGGCTGGCAATTTACCATCGCTCAGGTATTTAAATCTTCAGCGGACAGTGGTTTCTTCCCGAAAATATTTTCAAAACTCAATAAAGCCGATGCACCAGTGAAAGGGATGCTGACCATCGTGATTTTCCAGAGTGCTTTGTCATTAATGACCATCAGCCCTTCTCTGAGTAAACAGTTTGATACGCTGGTCAATCTGGCAGTAGTGACCAATATCATCCCGTATATTCTGTCGATGGCCGCGCTGGTCATTATCCAGAAAGTGGCGAAAGTACCGGAAGGTAAAGCCAAAATTGCCAATGTCATTGCCGGAGTGGGTGCGCTTTACAGTTTCTATGCACTCTACAGTTCAGGTGAAGAAGCCATGATGTGGGGCGCGATTGCTACTTTCCTTGGCTGGACGCTATACGGACTGGTTTCACCTCGTTTTGAAATAGCAGAGAAGAAAATTTAA
- a CDS encoding DUF2618 domain-containing protein, producing MENNNRKMAHIRRTTHLMMMAHRSCFSFAFFNFR from the coding sequence ATGGAAAATAATAATCGCAAAATGGCACATATACGACGAACCACACATCTTATGATGATGGCTCACCGCAGTTGCTTTAGCTTCGCTTTCTTCAATTTCCGATAA
- the gudD gene encoding glucarate dehydratase has translation MTSYSAPKIVSMQVIPVAGHDSMLLNLSGAHAPFFTRNILILKDNSGNTGVGEVPGGEKIRQTLEDSSLLVIGKTLGEYKNVMTAVREKFADRDAFGRGLQTFDLRTTIHVVTAIEAAMLDLLGQHLGVTVASLLGDGQQRDEVEMLGYLFYIGDRNKTSLGYQSQPDDACDWYRLRHEEALTPASVVRLAEAAYEKYGFNDFKLKGGVLAGSEEAEAVTALAQRFPQARITLDPNGAWSLAEAIALGKQLRGVLAYAEDPCGAEQGFSGREVMAEFRRATGLPTATNMIATDWRQMGHTIQLKSVDIPLADPHFWTMQGSVRVAQMCHEWGLTWGSHSNNHFDISLAMFTQVAAAAPGKITAIDTHWIWQEGNQRLTKEPLQIKGGKVRVPEQPGLGVELDMDQVMKAHELYKGMGLGARDDAQGMQFLIPDWTFDPKRPCLVR, from the coding sequence ATGACCTCTTACTCTGCACCAAAAATTGTTTCCATGCAGGTGATCCCGGTAGCCGGACACGACAGCATGTTGCTGAATCTTAGCGGCGCACACGCCCCGTTTTTCACCCGTAACATTCTGATCCTCAAGGACAACAGCGGCAATACCGGTGTCGGCGAAGTGCCTGGCGGCGAGAAAATCCGCCAGACGCTGGAGGATTCCTCGCTGCTGGTTATTGGCAAAACGCTTGGTGAATACAAAAACGTCATGACCGCCGTACGTGAGAAATTCGCCGATCGCGATGCTTTCGGTCGCGGGCTGCAAACCTTTGATCTGCGAACCACTATTCACGTCGTCACCGCGATTGAAGCGGCGATGCTCGATCTGCTCGGCCAGCATCTGGGCGTCACGGTGGCATCATTGCTTGGTGACGGTCAGCAGCGCGACGAAGTCGAGATGCTCGGCTACCTGTTCTACATCGGCGACCGCAACAAAACCTCGCTCGGCTATCAAAGCCAGCCGGACGACGCCTGCGACTGGTACCGCCTGCGCCATGAAGAAGCGCTGACACCGGCATCGGTGGTGCGTCTGGCCGAAGCCGCATATGAAAAATACGGTTTTAACGATTTCAAGCTCAAAGGTGGCGTACTGGCGGGCAGCGAAGAAGCGGAAGCCGTCACCGCGCTGGCGCAGCGATTCCCTCAGGCGCGGATCACCCTTGATCCGAACGGTGCCTGGTCGCTTGCTGAGGCCATCGCACTCGGCAAACAGTTGCGCGGTGTGCTGGCCTATGCGGAAGATCCGTGCGGCGCAGAGCAGGGCTTCTCCGGGCGCGAAGTGATGGCCGAGTTCCGTCGTGCCACCGGCCTGCCGACCGCGACCAATATGATTGCCACCGACTGGCGGCAGATGGGGCACACCATCCAGCTAAAATCGGTAGATATCCCGCTGGCGGATCCGCATTTCTGGACCATGCAGGGCTCGGTGCGCGTGGCGCAGATGTGCCACGAGTGGGGCCTGACCTGGGGTTCACACTCCAACAATCACTTCGATATTTCGCTGGCGATGTTCACTCAGGTCGCCGCTGCGGCACCGGGGAAAATCACTGCCATCGATACGCACTGGATCTGGCAGGAAGGCAATCAGCGCCTGACCAAAGAGCCATTACAAATCAAAGGCGGCAAAGTGCGCGTGCCTGAGCAACCCGGTCTGGGCGTTGAGCTGGATATGGATCAGGTGATGAAAGCTCACGAGCTCTACAAAGGCATGGGCCTCGGCGCGCGCGATGACGCACAAGGTATGCAGTTCCTGATACCTGACTGGACGTTTGATCCGAAGCGGCCTTGTCTGGTGCGTTGA
- a CDS encoding glucarate dehydratase: MNTQSSPIITDMQVIPVAGHDSMLMNIGGAHGAYFTRNIVILTDSAGNTGVGEAPGGEVIYQTLVEAIPQVKGQEVARMNRLVHKIHTGNQSSDFDSFGKGAWTFELRVNAVAALEAALLDLMGKFLGVPVCELLGPGKQRDEVTVLGYLFYVGDRQKTDLPYLTGKERAGEQGRHPWYHLRHQEAMNSDAIVQLAEAAQDRYGFKDFKLKGGVLPGEQEIGAVKALAKRFPDARITVDPNGAWWLDEAIGLCKNMQGILSYAEDPCGAEQGFSGREVMAEFRRATGLPVATNMIATNWREMQHAVMLQSVDIPLADPHFWTMQGAVRVAQLCDDWGLTWGCHSNNHFDISLAMFTHVGAAAPGKPTAIDTHWIWQEGNQRLTKEPLQIVNGKIKVPEKPGLGVEIDMDQIHRAHELHKKLPTGARNDAAAMQYLIPGWRFDRKRPAMGRH, encoded by the coding sequence ATGAATACGCAATCTTCCCCGATCATCACTGACATGCAGGTCATTCCTGTGGCAGGGCACGACAGTATGCTGATGAACATCGGCGGTGCGCACGGGGCGTATTTCACCCGCAATATCGTGATTCTGACCGACAGCGCAGGCAATACCGGCGTGGGCGAAGCGCCGGGCGGTGAAGTGATTTATCAAACGCTGGTGGAGGCCATCCCGCAGGTGAAAGGTCAGGAAGTGGCGCGGATGAACCGGCTGGTGCATAAGATCCACACCGGTAATCAGTCATCGGATTTTGATTCATTCGGCAAAGGCGCGTGGACTTTTGAGCTGCGCGTTAACGCCGTCGCGGCGCTGGAAGCCGCACTGCTCGATCTGATGGGAAAATTCCTTGGCGTGCCGGTTTGTGAACTGCTCGGGCCGGGCAAACAGCGCGATGAAGTCACGGTGCTGGGTTATCTGTTTTACGTCGGCGATCGGCAGAAAACCGATCTTCCTTATTTGACAGGTAAAGAGAGGGCAGGTGAGCAGGGCAGGCATCCGTGGTATCACCTGCGTCACCAGGAGGCGATGAACAGCGATGCCATCGTTCAGCTGGCAGAAGCGGCGCAGGATCGCTACGGTTTTAAAGATTTCAAACTCAAAGGCGGCGTGCTGCCGGGCGAGCAGGAGATTGGGGCAGTAAAGGCGCTGGCAAAACGTTTCCCGGATGCGCGCATCACCGTCGATCCTAACGGGGCGTGGTGGCTGGACGAAGCCATTGGCCTGTGCAAAAACATGCAGGGGATCCTCAGCTATGCAGAAGATCCCTGTGGCGCAGAGCAGGGATTCTCAGGCCGTGAGGTGATGGCCGAATTCCGCCGTGCGACCGGCTTGCCGGTGGCGACCAACATGATTGCTACCAACTGGCGCGAGATGCAGCACGCAGTGATGTTGCAGTCGGTAGATATTCCGCTGGCGGATCCGCATTTCTGGACCATGCAGGGTGCGGTGCGGGTTGCCCAGCTGTGCGACGACTGGGGCCTGACGTGGGGCTGCCATTCCAATAACCATTTCGATATCTCACTGGCGATGTTTACCCATGTGGGCGCTGCTGCACCGGGCAAACCGACGGCCATCGATACGCACTGGATCTGGCAGGAAGGCAATCAGCGCCTGACCAAAGAGCCGCTGCAAATCGTCAACGGCAAGATAAAAGTCCCTGAAAAACCGGGGCTCGGCGTTGAGATCGATATGGATCAGATCCATCGCGCCCATGAACTGCACAAGAAGTTGCCGACCGGTGCGCGTAACGACGCCGCCGCTATGCAGTACCTGATCCCCGGCTGGCGCTTTGATCGCAAGCGTCCGGCGATGGGCCGTCATTAA